The Limibacillus sp. nucleotide sequence AGATTCGCCCCATGATGTACCTCGCCCACAGCTACGACCACCGCCTGATCGACGGGCGGGAGGCGGTGACCTTCCTGGTCAAGGTCAAGGAAGCGCTGGAAGACCCGCAGCGGTTACTGTTGGGCGTTTAAAAAGAAGATAGTGCGGAGTTTCCTCCGCGCTATAGACTTCACAGCAGTAGGAAACCCTGCTTCTTCTTTTGCCCTTTGGTGTCAGCTTGGGACAGGACCGATGCGGAAAGTGTCTTGCTTTGCTTAATCGTCGGTTTGGTCTTCTCGCAAATTGAAGCTTCAAACATAAACCACATACTCTTTCCTTGTCTTCTCCACTACCTCCCACGTGCCTTTGAACCCCGGCGGGATGAGGAAGCTGGTGCCGGGGTGGAGGTCCAGGGTCTGGCCGTCCTCGTCGGTGAGGATCGAGTGGCCTTCCAGGATGGTGCAGTACTCGGTTTCGTCGTAGGCGATGCGCCACTTGCCGGGCTCGCTCTCCCAGACCCCGGCGAAGAGCTTGCCGTCGGCGCTCTCGTAGAGGTTCCAAGTGCGGTTGACGGGTTCGCCGGAGAGGAGCTTCTCCGGGTCCGGGCGACCCTCCTCGGGTTCCGGCCAGGGCTGCTGGCGCAGGCGGTCGAACAGGAGGATATCCGTGATCGGCATGGTGCGGTCTCCTCACCCCGGGTGACCGGCGGCCCTGGCGGCCCCGTCGCGCTAGAGCGTAGTCGGCTTGCGGGCTGCGCGCTACAGCTTTGAGAGGGGGCCTTGCGGGGCGGCGCTTGGCCTGGAACTGGGCCGCTCTTCCGCCGTACCCCGCGCCCTCCGCATCCCCCGCCCGCCTTGCCCCTCGCACCTTGCCCCTCTAGCGCCTTTGCGGCAAGGTTCGGCGGCGGGTGTGAATTCCCGCCTAAACGGACGCGAAGAGGGCGAGAGCGATGAGCGAGACGAGCTACGATCTGGTGGTGATCGGCGCGGGGCCGGGCGGTTACGTGGCGGCGATCCGGGCGGCGCAGCTGGGCCTGAAGACGGCCTGCGTCGAGGGGCGCGGCACGCTGGGCGGCACCTGCCTCAACATCGGCTGCATCCCCTCCAAGGCGCTGTTGCAGGCCTCCGAGAAGTACGAGGAGGCCGAGCATCACCTGGGCGACTTCGGGGTCAAGACCGGCAAGGTCTCGCTCGATATGAAGGGCCTCATGGCCCACAAGGACTCCGTGGTCGAGGCCAACGTCAAGGGCGTGGAGTTCCTCTTCAAGAAGAACAAGGTGGACTGGGTGAAGGGCTGGGGCTCGCTCACCAAGACCCCTGGCGAGGTCGCCGTGAAGGGCTCCAACGGCAAGACCCAGACCCTGAAGACCAAGAACGTCATCATCGCCACCGGCTCGACCCACGTGGACCTGCCCAATGTCAAGGTGGACGAAAAGCAGATCGTCTCCTCCACCGGCGCGCTGGAGCTGACCTAGGTGCCCAAGTCCCTGATCGTGATCGGCGGCGGCTACATCGGGTTGGAGATGGGCTCGGTCTGGCAGCGCCTGGGCGCGCAGGTGACGGTGGTGGAGTTCCTGGACCGGCTGGTGCCCGGCATGGACGCCGAGGTCGCCAAGGAGTTCCAGAAGGTCCTGAAGAAGCAGGGCATGGAATTCAAGCTCGGCACCAAGGTGACCGGCGCCAAGACCGCCAAGACCGGCGTCACCCTGACGGTCGAGCCCGCCAAGGGCGGCGAGGCCGAGGAGTTGAAGGCCGAGGTCGTGCTGGTCTCCATAGGCCGCAAGCCGGTGACCGAGGGCCTGGGGCTCTCCGAAGCCGGGGTCGAGACCGACGAGCGCGGCCGGGTCAAGACCGACGGCCACTGGGCCACCAACGTTGAGGGCGTCTACGCCATCGGCGACGTGATCGAGGGCCCCATGCTGGCCCACAAGGCGGAGGAGGAGGGCGTCGCCGTCGCCGAGACCCTCGCGGGCAAGGCGGGCCACGTGAACTACGAGACCGTGCCCGGCATCGTCTACACCTGGCCCGAGGTCGCCTCGGTCGGCAAGACCGAGGAGCAGCTGAAGGAGGCGGGGGTCGACTACACGTCGGGCAAGTTCCCCTTCACCGCCAACGGGCGGGCCCGCGCCATGGGTGCCACCGACGGCTTCGTGAAGATCCTGGCCGACGCCAAGACCGACCGCGTGCTGGGCGCGCACATCATCGGCCCGGACGCCGGCGGCCTGATCCACGAGATCGTCATGGCCATGGAGTTCGGCGGCTCCGCCGAGGACGTGGCCCGCGCCTTCCACGGCCACCCGACGCTGAACGAGGTGGTCAAGGAGGCGGCCCTGGCGGTCCACAAGCGCGCTCTCCATATGTAACGCTCGCTTTTAAACTGCCCTGGTGAAGGACCGCGCCTAATCATGCCCGAACAGGGGCCCATCGAACGCCTGGAAGAGACGCCCGAGAAAGCGCCGCGCGAGAAGCGCGGTCTGCGCCGCGTCTCGCGCCTGCTGCTGGGCTGGCTGCTGCTGCTGATCGGCTTGCCGATCTTCCTGCTGCCGGTGCCGCTCAGCTTCGTGATCATGGCCGTGGGTTTCCTGATCCTGGCGCAGGAAAGCCTCTGGATTCAGGAACGCTGGATGAGGGCGCAGACCCGCTGGCCCGGCCTTTTCGCCCCCGTCCTGCGCTTGCAGTCCTGGCTGGAGAGACGCGGCTAGAGCACGTTCTCCAGCACGTCCAGGATCAGCTCCGTGGACTTCTGGATCAGGTAGACGTCGTCGTCGATGAACAGGATTTCCTGGCCCTCGCGGCGCGGCAGGCGGCTCAGCACCGAATCCGGCATGCGGGTCTTGGCGATGCCCGGAGGCATGGTGCCGCCGCGCGCCAGCTTCTTCTGGATGCCGGGCGGGATCGGCTTGGGCTTCTGGAAGCCCTCGGGATAGCCGCCGGAAAAGCTTTCGCGGATGATGCGGCGTTCACTGTCGGTCAGGAAGGCCTCGGTCAGGACCTCGGCGCCGCGCTGGATCAGCTCCTCGTCGGAGTTGCCGCTGTTGCCGCTGTTGCCCTGGCCCTGGTTCTGGCCGTAGAGCCATTCCTGTTCCTGCTTGTTGCCCTTGGCCTTGTTGCTGTGGTTGCCGGCCTCGGCCAGCGGCGGCGTCATGGCCAGCGAAAAGGCCAGGCCGAAAGCACCGGCCAGCGCCATCTTCGCGCGGAAAGTCTTGGTGAGCATCTTCGTCTCTCCCTCTTGTTCTGCGCTTCTCCCCAGAGGCCTTCATGTGCGAAAGCGCGCTCCCGGCTTCAAGGGCGCATTACTTACCCGCCCGGGGGTGTGTCTTTTGATATACGTCCAAAAGCCGCTCGGCATCCACGGCGGTGTAGCGCTGTGTCGTAGATAGCGAGGAATGCCCTAAAAGTTCCTGAATCGTGCGCAGATCGCCGCCTTCGGCCAGCAGGTGCGTGGCGAAGGAATGGCGCAGCGCGTGCGGCGTCGCCTCGGGCGGCAGGTTCAAGAGCGCCCGCAGGCGCGCCATGGTCTCCTGCACCCGCCGCGCGCCCAGCGGGCCGCCGCGGCTGCCGAGGAACAGCGGGGCCTTCGCGCCGGGCTGGAAGGGACAGAGCGCCAGATAGTCCGCGATCGCCTGCGTCACCAGCGGCAGCAGGGGCACGACCCGCTCCTTGCTGCCC carries:
- a CDS encoding 2-oxo acid dehydrogenase subunit E2, yielding IRPMMYLAHSYDHRLIDGREAVTFLVKVKEALEDPQRLLLGV
- a CDS encoding cupin domain-containing protein, with protein sequence MPITDILLFDRLRQQPWPEPEEGRPDPEKLLSGEPVNRTWNLYESADGKLFAGVWESEPGKWRIAYDETEYCTILEGHSILTDEDGQTLDLHPGTSFLIPPGFKGTWEVVEKTRKEYVVYV
- a CDS encoding anti-virulence regulator CigR family protein, producing the protein MLTKTFRAKMALAGAFGLAFSLAMTPPLAEAGNHSNKAKGNKQEQEWLYGQNQGQGNSGNSGNSDEELIQRGAEVLTEAFLTDSERRIIRESFSGGYPEGFQKPKPIPPGIQKKLARGGTMPPGIAKTRMPDSVLSRLPRREGQEILFIDDDVYLIQKSTELILDVLENVL